In Halosegnis marinus, one genomic interval encodes:
- a CDS encoding acyl-CoA dehydrogenase family protein — protein MDFDLPSEHRMIRDTVRDFCEAEIAPIAQEIEDEHRFPAEVFDELAALDLMGVPAPEAYGGAGGDYLMYALVAEELGRVSGSVGLSYVAHTSLSLMPIVMFGTEAQKEEWATPLARGDYLGAWALTEPSSGSDASDMDTTAEKDGDEYVINGTKQFITNANVAGSILVKAVTDPGAGYGGISTFIVDPEEDDGFEVIEVWDKMGLNASPTCEIQFNDLRVPEDRLLGEEGEGWEQTKKTLNGGRISIAALSTGLAQGAFEAARDYATEREQFGSPISKFDAVRDMVVDMDRKIERARLLTHKAATQYDAGEDVTRISSLAKLDASEISREVAEDAVQVHGGYGYTTDFAPQRFYRDAKLMEIGEGTSEIQHLVVGRELGL, from the coding sequence ATGGACTTCGACCTCCCGAGCGAACACCGGATGATACGGGACACCGTCCGCGACTTCTGCGAGGCGGAAATCGCGCCCATCGCGCAGGAGATAGAGGACGAGCATCGGTTCCCCGCGGAGGTCTTCGACGAACTCGCCGCGCTGGACCTGATGGGCGTGCCGGCCCCCGAGGCGTACGGCGGCGCGGGCGGCGACTACCTGATGTACGCGCTCGTCGCGGAGGAACTCGGCCGGGTCTCCGGCTCCGTGGGCCTCTCGTACGTCGCCCACACCTCCCTGTCGCTGATGCCCATCGTGATGTTCGGCACGGAGGCCCAGAAGGAGGAGTGGGCGACGCCGCTGGCCCGGGGCGACTACCTCGGCGCGTGGGCGCTCACGGAGCCCTCGTCGGGGTCGGACGCGAGCGACATGGACACGACGGCCGAGAAGGACGGCGACGAGTACGTCATCAACGGGACGAAGCAGTTCATCACGAACGCGAACGTCGCCGGGTCGATCCTCGTGAAGGCCGTGACGGACCCCGGCGCGGGCTACGGCGGCATCTCCACGTTCATCGTGGACCCCGAGGAGGACGACGGCTTCGAGGTCATCGAGGTGTGGGACAAGATGGGGCTGAACGCCTCGCCCACCTGCGAGATACAGTTCAACGACCTCCGCGTGCCGGAGGACCGCCTGCTCGGCGAGGAGGGCGAGGGCTGGGAGCAGACGAAGAAGACGCTCAACGGCGGGCGCATCTCCATCGCGGCGCTGTCGACGGGGCTGGCACAGGGCGCGTTCGAGGCCGCGCGCGACTACGCGACCGAGCGCGAGCAGTTCGGTTCGCCCATCTCGAAGTTCGACGCCGTCCGCGACATGGTCGTGGACATGGACCGGAAGATAGAGCGGGCGCGGCTGCTCACCCACAAGGCCGCGACGCAGTACGACGCGGGCGAGGACGTGACGCGCATCTCCTCGCTGGCGAAGCTCGACGCCTCGGAGATCTCCCGCGAGGTCGCGGAGGACGCCGTGCAGGTCCACGGCGGCTACGGCTACACGACCGACTTCGCGCCCCAGCGGTTCTACCGCGACGCGAAGCTGATGGAGATCGGCGAGGGAACCTCCGAGATACAGCACCTCGTCGTCGGGCGCGAACTCGGGCTGTAA
- a CDS encoding transcription factor: MAYEELLEDPVIQKYLHELVGPTGMPVAAAPPDGEVTDEELAEDLGLELNDVRRALFILYENDLATYRRLRDEDSGWLTYLWTFEYDNIPEKLEEEMHRLLDALAERREYEMNNEFYLCENDSIRFEFGEAMDFGFECPNCGEQLVDMDNARLVDAMDERIADLRDELNRPAEREAEA; this comes from the coding sequence ATGGCGTACGAGGAACTTCTGGAGGACCCCGTGATACAGAAATACCTCCACGAGCTCGTCGGCCCGACCGGGATGCCCGTGGCCGCGGCACCCCCGGACGGGGAGGTAACGGACGAGGAGCTCGCGGAGGACCTCGGGCTCGAACTCAACGACGTGCGGCGGGCGCTGTTCATTCTCTACGAGAACGACCTCGCCACGTACCGCCGGCTCCGCGACGAGGACTCCGGCTGGCTCACGTACCTGTGGACGTTCGAGTACGACAACATCCCGGAGAAGCTGGAGGAGGAGATGCACCGCCTGCTCGACGCGCTGGCCGAGCGCCGCGAGTACGAGATGAACAACGAGTTCTACCTCTGCGAGAACGACTCCATCCGCTTCGAGTTCGGCGAGGCGATGGACTTCGGCTTCGAGTGCCCCAACTGCGGCGAACAGCTCGTGGACATGGACAACGCGCGGCTCGTGGACGCGATGGACGAGCGCATCGCCGACCTGCGCGACGAGCTGAACCGACCGGCCGAGCGAGAGGCCGAGGCCTGA
- a CDS encoding competence/damage-inducible protein A, whose product MRVSILTVGDELLAGDTVNTNAAWLGERLTARGATVERVTTVPDRVDDIAEVVREHADRYDAVVVTGGLGPTHDDVTMDGVAAAFDRGLETDERALAWLTEEGGYSADDLAAGTADLPAGSNPLHNDVGVAPGCALENVYVLPGVPAEMKAMFDAVADRFEGTVRHVESVVVDEPESALVERFDRLRERFGVKVGSYPGETVRVKLESEDAEAVRAAAAWLRDNADAVSS is encoded by the coding sequence ATGCGCGTCTCCATCCTCACCGTCGGCGACGAACTGCTCGCCGGCGACACGGTGAACACGAACGCCGCGTGGCTCGGCGAGCGGCTCACGGCCCGCGGCGCGACCGTCGAGCGGGTCACGACGGTCCCCGACCGGGTCGACGACATCGCCGAGGTCGTCCGCGAGCACGCCGACCGCTACGACGCCGTCGTCGTCACCGGCGGCCTCGGCCCGACCCACGACGACGTGACGATGGACGGCGTCGCGGCCGCCTTCGACCGCGGACTCGAAACCGACGAGCGGGCGCTGGCGTGGCTCACCGAGGAGGGCGGCTACAGCGCCGACGACCTCGCGGCGGGCACCGCCGACCTCCCGGCCGGGAGCAACCCCCTCCACAACGACGTCGGGGTCGCCCCGGGCTGTGCCCTGGAGAACGTGTACGTCCTGCCGGGGGTGCCGGCCGAGATGAAGGCGATGTTCGACGCGGTCGCGGACCGCTTCGAGGGAACCGTCCGCCACGTCGAGAGCGTGGTCGTGGACGAACCCGAGAGCGCCCTCGTCGAACGGTTCGACCGGCTCCGCGAGCGGTTCGGCGTCAAGGTCGGGTCGTACCCGGGCGAGACGGTACGGGTGAAACTGGAGAGCGAGGACGCCGAGGCCGTGCGGGCGGCCGCGGCGTGGCTCCGCGACAACGCCGACGCGGTCAGTTCGTGA
- a CDS encoding DUF5803 family protein translates to MNRRVLAGFAALALLAVTAGCSGFLGPGQANPSDLAASETYEWNESADAYLEVNRNNVTAVYRVANRTTGRLNATDPTVEIYTRDTLGTEQPETVSAVQFRYPNGTHVAFREADGNATAYVTYPNGTSRAAPDLLTVDRTRRRTVVGLPANDTGKLGVTTPKNGKQVAMPAYVAGSYEMVLPENAEVGVPLLGQVRPGATERELVDGRVRIRWESLTASNLVVRYYLGRDLLLFGALAVGGTALALGGAAYFVYQLRETRRRREEVALDVETGDDDRDDGPPPGMR, encoded by the coding sequence ATGAACCGACGGGTCCTCGCCGGCTTCGCGGCGCTCGCCCTCCTCGCGGTCACCGCCGGCTGTTCGGGCTTCCTCGGCCCCGGCCAGGCGAACCCCTCGGACCTCGCGGCCAGCGAGACGTACGAGTGGAACGAGTCGGCCGACGCGTATCTGGAGGTGAACCGGAACAACGTCACCGCCGTCTACCGCGTGGCGAACCGGACCACGGGTCGGCTGAACGCGACGGACCCGACCGTCGAGATATACACGCGCGACACCCTCGGGACGGAACAGCCGGAGACGGTGTCGGCGGTGCAGTTCCGCTACCCGAACGGGACGCACGTCGCCTTCCGAGAGGCCGACGGCAACGCGACGGCGTACGTCACCTACCCGAACGGGACGAGCCGCGCGGCCCCCGACCTCCTGACCGTGGACCGGACGCGCCGGCGGACCGTCGTCGGCCTGCCGGCGAACGACACCGGAAAGCTCGGCGTCACGACGCCGAAGAACGGCAAGCAGGTCGCGATGCCCGCCTACGTCGCCGGGAGCTACGAGATGGTGCTGCCCGAGAACGCGGAGGTCGGCGTCCCCCTGCTCGGACAGGTGCGCCCCGGCGCGACCGAGCGCGAACTCGTGGACGGCCGCGTCCGTATCCGATGGGAGAGCCTGACGGCGAGCAACCTCGTCGTGCGCTACTACCTCGGGCGCGACCTCCTGCTGTTCGGCGCGCTCGCGGTCGGCGGCACGGCGCTGGCACTCGGGGGCGCGGCGTACTTCGTCTACCAACTGCGCGAGACGCGCCGGCGGCGCGAGGAGGTCGCCCTCGACGTGGAGACCGGCGACGACGACCGCGACGACGGCCCGCCGCCCGGGATGCGGTAG
- the nth gene encoding endonuclease III, which produces MGTPLDTREAQAVEVVDRLYEEYPDPTISLDFSTRLELLIAVVLSAQCTDERVNEVTADLFETYESAEDYAAASEEQLAEDIYGITFHNSKGGYLKGIGEKLVAEHGGEVPDTMSALTDLPGVGRKTANVVLQHGHDLTEGIVVDTHVQRLTRRLGLTEEETPGKIETDLMGIVPERDWKEFTHLMIDHGRAVCDARNPDCGECVLADICPSEKGDSDTDLASGEAW; this is translated from the coding sequence ATGGGAACCCCGCTCGACACCCGCGAGGCACAGGCGGTCGAGGTCGTCGACCGCCTCTACGAGGAGTACCCCGACCCGACCATCTCGCTCGACTTCTCGACGCGGCTGGAGCTGCTGATAGCGGTCGTCCTCTCCGCGCAGTGTACCGACGAGCGCGTCAACGAGGTGACGGCGGACCTGTTCGAGACGTACGAGTCCGCCGAGGACTACGCCGCGGCCTCGGAGGAACAGCTCGCGGAGGACATCTACGGCATCACCTTCCACAACAGCAAGGGCGGCTACCTGAAGGGTATCGGCGAGAAGCTGGTCGCGGAGCACGGCGGCGAGGTCCCCGACACGATGAGCGCGCTCACGGACCTGCCCGGCGTGGGCCGGAAGACGGCGAACGTCGTCCTCCAGCACGGCCACGACCTGACGGAGGGCATCGTCGTGGACACCCACGTCCAGCGGCTCACCCGACGGCTGGGGCTCACGGAGGAGGAGACGCCCGGGAAGATAGAGACGGACCTGATGGGAATCGTCCCCGAGCGCGACTGGAAGGAGTTCACCCACCTGATGATAGACCACGGGCGGGCCGTCTGCGACGCCCGGAACCCCGACTGCGGGGAGTGCGTACTCGCGGACATCTGTCCCTCGGAGAAGGGCGACTCGGACACCGACCTCGCGAGCGGCGAGGCGTGGTGA
- a CDS encoding NUDIX domain-containing protein has protein sequence MVKDRRNVRPQVLGVPRRGDELLVEYYDEADEQFYRPLGGGIEFGEPSDEAVVREFAEELDAVVAAGEVLGTMENRFRWADEPFHQLVVVRAVSFRDGTRYERERFTVTESDGSRRPATWERLDSFGDGKRLLPAGIERLLRGEETHVLSPPRCSESRSG, from the coding sequence GTGGTGAAAGACCGGCGGAACGTCCGCCCGCAGGTCCTCGGGGTGCCGCGGCGCGGCGACGAGCTACTGGTCGAGTACTACGACGAGGCCGACGAGCAGTTCTACCGGCCGCTCGGCGGCGGCATCGAGTTCGGCGAGCCGAGCGACGAGGCAGTCGTCCGGGAGTTCGCTGAGGAACTCGACGCGGTCGTCGCGGCCGGCGAGGTGCTCGGGACGATGGAGAACCGGTTCCGGTGGGCCGACGAGCCGTTCCATCAGCTGGTCGTCGTCCGCGCGGTGTCGTTCCGCGACGGGACCCGCTACGAGCGCGAGCGGTTCACGGTGACCGAGAGCGACGGGTCGCGGCGGCCGGCGACGTGGGAACGGCTCGACTCCTTCGGCGACGGGAAGCGACTGTTACCGGCCGGCATCGAACGCCTGCTCCGTGGGGAGGAGACGCACGTCCTCTCGCCGCCTAGATGTAGCGAATCGCGTAGCGGGTAA
- a CDS encoding DUF2110 family protein, with product MVVLATKVYVGGDAGERALDSLDSLVGNDIGALDVEWTTGLRDDGFPSITVTGEDAPAARNVLAEEWGAITPHREEGETYVGTLDSWDEDGVVLDAGEPVRVERDDLGLGQGTPSQIRTRYGLVQHTPLRFVEEDGTARLADAERDRLYDWTRADTGRVNVNSATRAEVRATVNRAGHADDIVTVERLGLLEQSVVCKPETDPPGLLSDIGPHLPAEMLCVVP from the coding sequence ATGGTCGTCCTCGCGACGAAGGTGTACGTCGGCGGCGACGCGGGCGAGCGCGCGCTCGACTCGCTCGACTCGCTCGTCGGGAACGACATCGGCGCGCTCGACGTGGAGTGGACCACCGGCCTGCGCGACGACGGTTTCCCCTCCATCACCGTGACTGGCGAGGACGCGCCCGCCGCGCGCAACGTCCTCGCGGAGGAGTGGGGCGCCATCACCCCCCACCGGGAGGAGGGGGAGACGTACGTCGGTACCCTCGACTCGTGGGACGAGGACGGCGTCGTCCTCGACGCGGGCGAACCGGTCCGGGTCGAGCGCGACGACCTCGGCCTCGGACAGGGCACGCCCTCGCAGATACGCACCCGCTACGGGCTGGTCCAGCACACGCCGCTCCGGTTCGTCGAGGAGGACGGCACGGCGCGGCTGGCCGACGCCGAACGCGACCGCCTCTACGACTGGACGCGCGCCGACACCGGCCGCGTCAACGTGAACTCCGCGACGCGCGCCGAGGTGCGCGCGACGGTGAACCGCGCCGGCCACGCCGACGACATCGTGACCGTCGAGCGGCTGGGGCTGCTCGAACAGAGCGTCGTCTGCAAGCCGGAGACCGACCCGCCGGGCCTGCTCTCCGACATCGGCCCCCACCTGCCGGCGGAGATGCTCTGCGTCGTTCCATGA